The proteins below are encoded in one region of Paenibacillus sp. YYML68:
- the mnmE gene encoding tRNA uridine-5-carboxymethylaminomethyl(34) synthesis GTPase MnmE, which translates to MIQDTIAAIATPLGEGGIAVIRVSGDDAVAVSDRVYKGRLKLTDAPTHTVQYGYIYDPGTNARIEEVLVTIMRAPRSFTKEDVVEISCHGGFVSVRKVLELVLEHGARLAEPGEFTKRAFLNGRIDLSQAEAVIDLIRAKSDRAFRIAYKQSEGRLSKQIQALRHQLVETMAHIEVNIDYPEHDVEELTNSFIKTKCGAAIEEIDQLLTTAGQGKILREGLVTAIIGRPNVGKSSLMNTLAQEERAIVTDIEGTTRDVVEEYVQVNGIPLKLLDTAGIRETADLVEKIGVEKSRQALSEADLILLVFNGAESLTDDERQMIQELSGRQVIAIINKVDLEQRLEEDVLVEAFGEERVVRLSIVKQQGIADLEKAVAALFFSGQVESSDLTYVSNARHIHLLKQARAALQEAYSATEAFVPIDMIQIDIRNAWEHLGEIIGDSVSESLIDTIFSQFCLGK; encoded by the coding sequence ATGATACAAGACACCATAGCAGCGATTGCGACGCCTCTAGGCGAGGGGGGCATTGCCGTTATTCGTGTGAGCGGCGACGATGCCGTTGCGGTGAGTGACCGTGTCTACAAGGGCAGGCTGAAGCTGACGGATGCGCCTACTCATACGGTCCAGTACGGTTACATCTATGATCCGGGCACGAATGCACGCATTGAAGAGGTGCTCGTTACGATTATGAGGGCGCCGCGCTCCTTCACGAAGGAGGACGTCGTAGAGATTAGCTGTCACGGCGGCTTCGTCTCAGTCCGTAAGGTGCTGGAGCTGGTGCTCGAGCATGGTGCCAGACTCGCGGAGCCGGGAGAATTCACGAAGCGGGCCTTCTTGAACGGACGAATCGATTTATCCCAGGCCGAGGCGGTCATTGACCTTATTCGGGCCAAGTCGGACCGGGCGTTCCGCATCGCCTACAAGCAGTCGGAGGGACGACTATCGAAGCAAATCCAAGCACTGCGTCATCAGCTGGTGGAGACGATGGCTCATATCGAGGTGAACATTGATTATCCGGAGCATGATGTGGAGGAGCTGACGAACTCGTTCATCAAGACGAAATGCGGTGCGGCAATCGAGGAGATCGATCAGCTGCTGACGACAGCCGGGCAAGGTAAAATATTGCGTGAAGGACTCGTCACCGCCATCATCGGACGACCGAACGTCGGGAAGTCTTCGCTTATGAATACGCTTGCCCAAGAGGAGCGGGCGATTGTTACCGATATTGAAGGAACGACGCGAGACGTTGTCGAGGAATATGTGCAGGTGAACGGTATTCCGCTGAAGCTTCTGGATACGGCTGGTATACGGGAGACGGCGGATCTCGTCGAGAAAATAGGAGTGGAGAAGTCGCGGCAAGCTCTATCCGAGGCAGACCTGATTTTACTTGTATTCAACGGAGCAGAGTCGCTGACGGATGATGAGCGTCAGATGATTCAGGAGCTGTCGGGCAGACAAGTGATTGCAATCATCAACAAGGTCGACCTGGAGCAGCGACTCGAGGAAGATGTTCTCGTAGAAGCGTTCGGAGAGGAGCGGGTCGTGCGTCTGTCTATTGTGAAGCAGCAAGGCATCGCGGACCTCGAGAAGGCTGTTGCTGCGCTGTTCTTCAGCGGACAGGTAGAGTCGAGCGACTTGACGTATGTGAGCAATGCACGGCATATTCATCTGCTGAAGCAGGCAAGAGCTGCGCTACAGGAGGCATATAGTGCGACGGAGGCATTCGTGCCGATTGATATGATTCAGATCGACATTCGGAATGCGTGGGAGCACTTGGGTGAGATTATCGGCGATTCGGTGAGCGAATCGTTGATTGACACCATTTTCAGCCAATTCTGCTTAGGGAAATAA
- the mnmG gene encoding tRNA uridine-5-carboxymethylaminomethyl(34) synthesis enzyme MnmG, with the protein MGYDAGQFDVIVVGAGHAGCEAALAAARMGCETLLLTINLDMVAFMPCNPSIGGPAKGHVVREIDALGGEMGRNIDKTYIQMRMLNTGKGPAVHALRAQADKFLYQHKMKETIEQTDHLTLRQGLVESLVVEDGVCKGVVTKTGATYSAKAVVVTTGTYLRGKIIMGELMYESGPNNQQPAVKLSEDLRKHGLELVRFKTGTPPRVHEDTIDFSKTSIQPGDEKPKFFSYETKEEIPNQLPCWLTYTSEATHQIINDNLHRAPMFSGAIEGTGPRYCPSIEDKIVRFSDKPKHQIFLEPEGRYTKEYYVQGLSTSMPEDVQLSILRSIPGLEKVEMMRTGYAIEYDAVVPTQLLPSLETKVVSGLFTAGQINGTSGYEEAAGQGVMAGINAARKAQGKEPVILDRSEAYIGVLIDDLVTKGTNEPYRLLTSRAEYRLLLRHDNADLRLTKIGHEIGLITDERYELFQKKLRIVDQELERLKSTKVKPVEVQELLQSLGSAELVNSVDLLTLLRRPEITLEHLHSLSPSPYEMTEDMKEQVEIQVKYSGYIEKQLAQVDRMRKMEKKRIPDDIRYEEIHGIATEAKQKLAKIRPVSIGQASRISGVTPADISILLVHLEHYNKVVAARGQ; encoded by the coding sequence ATGGGATATGATGCGGGACAATTTGATGTCATTGTCGTTGGAGCCGGTCATGCTGGCTGTGAAGCGGCACTGGCTGCGGCACGGATGGGCTGTGAGACGCTGCTGCTTACGATCAATCTCGATATGGTGGCATTCATGCCGTGCAATCCATCCATCGGCGGACCGGCCAAGGGTCACGTCGTTCGGGAGATTGACGCGCTGGGCGGCGAGATGGGGCGTAACATAGATAAAACGTATATTCAGATGCGGATGCTCAATACGGGCAAGGGCCCGGCTGTGCATGCGCTGCGTGCGCAGGCGGATAAATTTCTGTACCAGCATAAGATGAAGGAAACGATTGAGCAGACAGACCATCTGACGCTACGTCAAGGTCTTGTGGAGTCGCTCGTCGTGGAGGATGGCGTCTGCAAGGGCGTTGTGACGAAGACGGGGGCGACGTATTCCGCGAAGGCAGTCGTCGTGACGACCGGTACGTACTTGCGCGGCAAAATTATTATGGGCGAGCTGATGTATGAGTCGGGGCCGAACAATCAGCAGCCAGCGGTTAAGCTGTCGGAGGATCTTCGCAAGCATGGGCTGGAGCTCGTACGCTTCAAGACCGGGACGCCTCCGCGGGTGCATGAGGATACGATTGATTTCAGCAAAACGTCGATTCAGCCTGGCGATGAGAAGCCGAAATTTTTCTCCTACGAGACGAAGGAAGAAATTCCGAACCAGCTCCCATGCTGGCTCACGTATACGTCGGAAGCGACGCATCAGATCATTAACGATAACCTGCATCGGGCACCGATGTTCTCAGGGGCTATTGAGGGTACGGGTCCGCGCTACTGTCCATCGATCGAGGATAAAATTGTACGCTTCAGCGACAAGCCGAAGCATCAAATTTTTCTCGAGCCGGAAGGTCGATATACGAAGGAGTATTATGTTCAGGGCTTGTCGACGAGCATGCCGGAGGACGTTCAGCTGAGCATTCTGCGTTCGATTCCAGGACTTGAGAAGGTCGAGATGATGCGGACCGGCTATGCAATCGAGTACGATGCGGTCGTGCCGACTCAGCTGCTGCCGTCGCTGGAGACGAAGGTGGTCTCTGGCTTGTTCACAGCGGGTCAAATTAATGGAACATCCGGCTATGAGGAGGCTGCTGGTCAAGGCGTGATGGCGGGCATCAATGCGGCCAGGAAGGCGCAAGGGAAGGAGCCGGTCATTCTGGATCGCTCGGAGGCTTACATCGGTGTGTTGATCGATGACCTGGTGACCAAGGGCACGAATGAGCCATACCGATTGCTCACCTCACGTGCCGAGTACCGACTACTGCTACGTCACGATAACGCAGATCTTCGCTTGACGAAGATCGGTCATGAGATCGGCTTGATTACAGATGAGCGCTATGAGCTGTTCCAGAAGAAGCTTCGTATTGTTGATCAGGAGCTGGAGCGCTTGAAGAGCACGAAGGTGAAGCCGGTTGAGGTGCAGGAGCTGCTGCAGTCGCTAGGCAGTGCGGAGCTGGTCAATTCCGTTGATCTGCTGACGCTGCTGCGTCGTCCTGAGATTACGCTCGAGCATCTTCACAGCTTGTCGCCATCACCTTATGAGATGACCGAGGACATGAAGGAGCAGGTCGAGATTCAAGTGAAGTACAGCGGCTATATTGAGAAGCAGCTGGCTCAGGTGGATCGGATGCGTAAGATGGAGAAGAAACGAATTCCTGACGATATTCGGTATGAGGAGATTCATGGGATCGCAACCGAAGCGAAGCAAAAGCTTGCGAAGATTCGCCCGGTCTCGATTGGGCAAGCTTCTCGTATTTCTGGCGTAACTCCAGCTGATATTTCGATTCTTCTTGTTCATCTAGAGCATTATAACAAAGTCGTGGCGGCGAGAGGACAATAA
- the rsmG gene encoding 16S rRNA (guanine(527)-N(7))-methyltransferase RsmG translates to MDKVHAAFIELLAVKGITLSDRQLEQFEHYYRELVDWNERMNLTGITEREQVYIKHFYDSLSVSFFVPMGDVRTIADIGSGAGFPSIPLKIAFPHLQVTIVDSLNKRIQFLNHVVTTLKLSDVKLIHGRAEDTSRLPEHRDQYDVVTARAVARLAVLNEFCLPFVRTSGVFVAMKGNEIGDELAEAQYSLKELKGQWMSTHPFELPVEHSVRHIVTIKKVAATPKKYPRKAGTPIKDPLIISS, encoded by the coding sequence ATGGATAAGGTGCATGCTGCGTTTATAGAGCTGTTAGCGGTTAAAGGGATAACGCTTTCGGATCGACAGCTGGAGCAATTCGAGCATTATTATCGAGAATTGGTCGACTGGAACGAACGAATGAATTTGACAGGTATTACAGAGAGGGAGCAGGTGTACATCAAGCACTTCTATGACTCTCTCTCTGTAAGCTTTTTTGTACCGATGGGAGATGTTCGGACGATCGCCGATATTGGCTCCGGGGCTGGATTCCCGAGTATTCCGCTCAAGATAGCTTTTCCACATTTGCAGGTAACAATTGTTGATTCTCTGAATAAGCGAATTCAATTTCTTAATCATGTTGTGACGACGTTGAAGCTGTCTGATGTGAAGCTGATTCATGGCCGAGCTGAAGATACTTCGCGACTGCCGGAGCATCGCGATCAGTACGATGTCGTCACGGCAAGAGCGGTCGCGAGATTAGCTGTTCTGAATGAATTTTGTTTACCGTTCGTTCGGACCTCTGGTGTATTCGTGGCAATGAAGGGGAATGAGATTGGAGACGAGCTGGCTGAGGCTCAATATAGCTTGAAGGAGCTAAAGGGTCAATGGATGTCAACTCATCCGTTCGAGCTACCTGTGGAGCATTCGGTTAGACATATTGTTACAATAAAGAAAGTTGCTGCTACCCCGAAGAAATATCCAAGGAAAGCAGGAACACCTATTAAAGATCCACTTATAATCTCATCATAG
- the noc gene encoding nucleoid occlusion protein, which translates to MKEQISKLFGFNEKTSADEVKNVPVDSIIPSPYQPRTIFDDDRIEELCQTIKTHGVIQPIVVRVRNNKFELIAGERRWRAVTKLGLDTIPAIIREFNDAQAASIALIENLQREGLTAIEEAIAYQQLIDLHQLTQESLAQRLGKSQSTIANKIRLLHLSEPVKLALMERKISERHARALLAFEHEEQQVKLLEEIISKDLNVKQTEAKIAFLKEADKVAKSKAKRVSYSKDVRLALNTIRQSVDMVTSSGLPINTEENDRDDHYEIVIRIPKR; encoded by the coding sequence ATGAAGGAACAAATCTCGAAGTTGTTTGGTTTTAACGAAAAAACATCAGCGGATGAAGTGAAGAATGTTCCTGTTGACAGCATCATCCCAAGCCCTTATCAGCCTCGGACGATCTTTGACGATGACCGCATCGAAGAGTTATGCCAAACGATCAAAACACATGGCGTCATCCAGCCGATTGTTGTAAGGGTACGGAACAACAAGTTCGAGTTGATCGCAGGGGAGCGGCGCTGGCGCGCGGTTACGAAGCTGGGACTGGATACGATCCCGGCTATTATTCGCGAATTCAACGATGCTCAAGCTGCCTCGATAGCTTTGATCGAAAATTTGCAGCGAGAAGGCCTAACGGCGATCGAGGAAGCAATTGCTTATCAGCAACTCATTGATCTGCATCAGCTTACGCAAGAAAGTCTTGCACAGCGTCTAGGCAAAAGCCAATCGACAATAGCCAATAAAATTCGCTTGCTGCATCTGAGCGAACCTGTCAAACTTGCATTGATGGAGCGGAAAATCTCCGAGCGTCACGCGAGAGCGCTACTTGCGTTCGAGCATGAAGAGCAGCAGGTAAAGCTCCTTGAAGAGATTATTTCCAAGGATCTAAACGTGAAGCAGACAGAGGCTAAGATCGCCTTTCTGAAAGAAGCCGACAAGGTCGCCAAAAGTAAGGCGAAGCGTGTTTCTTACTCGAAGGATGTTAGGCTTGCATTGAATACGATCCGACAATCTGTAGATATGGTAACCTCTTCGGGGCTTCCAATTAATACGGAAGAGAACGATCGCGACGATCATTATGAGATTGTAATTCGGATTCCAAAACGCTAA
- a CDS encoding ParA family protein: MCKTIAITNQKGGVGKTTTSVNLGASLASLGKKVLLVDIDPQGNTTSGIGVNKADVQYCIYDVLINDIHPKDAMCDTALDNLKIIPATIQLAGAEIELVPTISREVRLKRSLQLVKHQFDYILIDCPPSLGILTVNSLTAADSVIIPIQCEYYALEGLSQLLNTVRLVQKHLNMNLQIEGVLLTMFDARTNLGMQVIEEVKKYFQQKVYQTIIPRNVRLSEAPSHGQSIITYDPRSKGAEVYLELAKEVIAI, from the coding sequence TTGTGTAAAACAATTGCCATAACGAATCAAAAGGGTGGAGTTGGTAAAACGACAACTTCCGTTAATCTTGGTGCGTCGTTGGCATCGCTCGGGAAAAAAGTGCTGCTCGTCGATATTGATCCGCAAGGCAATACGACAAGTGGTATTGGAGTCAATAAGGCGGACGTTCAGTATTGTATATACGACGTCCTCATCAATGATATTCATCCGAAGGATGCCATGTGCGACACAGCGCTTGATAATTTGAAGATCATTCCAGCTACAATTCAACTAGCAGGAGCAGAGATTGAGCTTGTACCGACGATCTCCAGAGAGGTTCGCTTGAAGCGCTCGTTGCAGCTCGTTAAGCATCAGTTTGATTATATTCTAATCGATTGCCCTCCATCTCTTGGAATTTTGACTGTGAATTCCTTGACGGCCGCTGATTCCGTCATTATTCCTATTCAGTGCGAATACTATGCGCTGGAAGGATTGAGTCAGCTGCTTAACACGGTGCGTCTTGTTCAGAAGCATCTAAATATGAACCTTCAAATTGAAGGCGTATTGCTGACTATGTTTGATGCACGTACAAATTTAGGTATGCAGGTTATTGAAGAAGTAAAGAAGTATTTCCAGCAGAAGGTATATCAGACGATCATTCCACGTAATGTGCGTTTAAGCGAAGCTCCGAGTCATGGGCAGTCGATTATTACGTACGATCCGAGATCCAAGGGAGCCGAGGTTTATTTGGAGCTTGCGAAGGAAGTGATTGCGATTTGA
- a CDS encoding ParB/RepB/Spo0J family partition protein, giving the protein MSKKVGLGKGLDALLPALSINDDDKVVEIPLSQLRANPYQPRRHFNDETIQELADSIKEHGVIQPIIVRTVLKGYEIIAGERRYRASQLCGMATIAAVIKKFTDQQVMEIALIENVQREDLNAMEIAIAYQALVDQFSLTQEELSVKVGKSRSHIANFLRLLQLPEEVKEYVSRGTLTMGHAKAIVGLKDKKLIKALADTAIKEQWSVRDLEEEVKRLEENSDAKKTKAKPKRKDPYIDELEENLREMFRTTVKIKHNNNKGKIELLYYSSDDLNRLLELLQGKSS; this is encoded by the coding sequence TTGAGTAAGAAGGTCGGTTTAGGAAAAGGGCTGGATGCGCTGTTGCCTGCATTGAGCATTAATGATGACGATAAGGTTGTAGAGATTCCGCTTTCGCAGCTACGTGCTAATCCGTATCAACCACGCAGACACTTTAATGATGAGACGATTCAGGAGCTTGCCGACTCGATTAAAGAGCACGGTGTTATTCAGCCGATTATCGTTCGTACCGTACTGAAGGGCTATGAGATCATCGCCGGTGAACGTCGATATCGGGCTTCACAGCTATGTGGTATGGCAACCATAGCTGCCGTTATTAAGAAGTTTACCGATCAGCAGGTTATGGAAATTGCACTTATTGAAAACGTACAACGTGAAGACTTGAATGCGATGGAGATAGCGATTGCTTATCAGGCACTTGTTGATCAATTTTCTCTGACACAAGAGGAGCTGTCGGTTAAGGTAGGTAAGAGTCGCTCGCATATCGCTAACTTCTTAAGGCTGCTACAGCTTCCAGAAGAAGTAAAGGAATATGTTTCACGTGGAACATTAACGATGGGCCATGCGAAGGCGATTGTAGGCTTGAAGGATAAGAAGCTTATTAAAGCACTAGCGGATACGGCCATTAAAGAGCAGTGGAGCGTTCGTGATCTTGAGGAAGAGGTCAAGCGTCTTGAAGAAAATTCGGATGCTAAGAAAACGAAAGCTAAACCGAAGCGCAAGGATCCGTACATTGACGAGCTTGAGGAGAACCTGAGAGAGATGTTCCGCACAACGGTGAAAATCAAGCACAACAATAATAAAGGTAAGATTGAGTTGTTATATTATTCGAGTGATGACTTGAATCGTTTGTTAGAGCTGCTTCAAGGTAAATCCTCATAG
- a CDS encoding aminotransferase class V-fold PLP-dependent enzyme, which yields MSTIYLDHAASSWPKPPEVLKAMMSALEHDAANPGRGSHKMAVRASRILFEGRKQLAKLFGVRNPNDIVYALNTTMALNLAILGYVKEGDHILCTSVEHNSVRRPLEHVKRTRQAQLTYVNTDNRGQLLIDEVKQAIQPNTSLIVISHSSNLLGSILPIAEIGQLCAEHGIKLLVDAAQTAGTVQIDVNQLGIHMLAFPGHKALLGPQGTGGLYIHPELQLDPLLYGGTGSQSEAIEQPLVRPDRYEAGTQNTAGIAGLVEGVKWIQQQGVSAIYEHEWKLTQAMMEGLSTIEGVKLLGPAIGEPRTGLVSFTLANTDSSEIAFILDQSFDIAVRAGYHCTPLAHETADTLHNGAVRASVGCFTTETEVKQFVQAMKEIAKHLT from the coding sequence ATGAGCACGATATACTTGGATCATGCCGCTTCATCTTGGCCGAAGCCGCCAGAGGTGTTGAAGGCGATGATGAGTGCATTAGAGCATGATGCTGCTAATCCCGGAAGAGGGAGTCATAAGATGGCGGTTCGAGCTAGCCGAATACTTTTCGAAGGGCGGAAGCAATTGGCTAAGTTGTTCGGAGTGAGAAATCCGAATGATATCGTCTACGCCTTGAATACGACGATGGCACTAAATTTAGCTATTCTTGGGTATGTTAAAGAAGGTGACCACATCCTATGTACTTCTGTGGAGCACAACTCAGTCCGTAGACCGCTTGAGCATGTGAAACGGACGAGACAAGCTCAGCTTACATACGTGAATACTGATAATAGAGGACAACTGCTGATCGATGAGGTGAAGCAAGCGATTCAACCGAACACCTCTCTCATCGTCATCAGCCACAGCTCCAATCTGCTTGGATCTATTCTTCCAATTGCCGAGATCGGACAGCTGTGTGCGGAGCATGGCATCAAGCTGCTGGTAGATGCTGCGCAAACGGCAGGCACTGTTCAGATCGATGTGAACCAGCTTGGCATTCATATGCTTGCCTTCCCTGGTCATAAGGCGTTGCTTGGACCGCAAGGGACGGGGGGATTGTATATACACCCAGAGCTTCAGCTCGACCCGCTGTTGTACGGCGGTACTGGCAGCCAGTCTGAGGCGATCGAGCAGCCGCTCGTCAGGCCGGACCGCTATGAAGCAGGAACGCAGAATACGGCAGGTATAGCGGGATTGGTGGAAGGCGTTAAGTGGATACAGCAGCAAGGGGTTAGCGCCATCTATGAGCATGAATGGAAGCTGACACAAGCGATGATGGAGGGACTATCAACCATAGAAGGTGTGAAGCTGTTAGGGCCGGCAATAGGGGAGCCACGCACAGGGCTTGTTTCGTTCACACTTGCAAATACGGATTCTTCTGAAATTGCTTTTATTCTAGATCAGAGCTTCGACATCGCAGTACGTGCGGGCTATCATTGTACACCGCTCGCTCACGAAACGGCAGATACGCTTCACAATGGGGCAGTAAGAGCTAGTGTCGGCTGCTTCACAACGGAGACAGAGGTAAAGCAATTCGTGCAGGCGATGAAGGAGATTGCCAAGCATCTGACTTAA
- a CDS encoding DUF4446 family protein produces MVIPVEVIGLAAVVVLFILIVLMIVMGVKLRKLRKSYQAMLNGSSSMNIEEVLMDLQGRSKQLEQQSEKADQAISSIRQDLKKLKAHIGVMRYNAFGDSGSDLSFSVAIVDQELNGVVISGIHNREETYVYAKPLEQGRSKYTLSPEEREAVSRSLPKE; encoded by the coding sequence ATGGTTATACCGGTAGAAGTCATTGGATTAGCAGCAGTCGTTGTGTTATTCATTCTTATAGTTCTCATGATCGTCATGGGGGTAAAGCTTAGGAAGCTTCGCAAATCGTATCAAGCGATGCTCAATGGTTCCAGTTCGATGAATATCGAGGAGGTGCTTATGGACCTGCAAGGGAGGAGCAAGCAGCTTGAGCAGCAAAGCGAAAAGGCGGATCAAGCGATAAGCTCGATACGCCAAGATCTCAAGAAGCTGAAGGCCCATATTGGGGTGATGCGCTATAATGCTTTTGGCGACAGTGGAAGCGATCTAAGCTTCTCTGTAGCTATTGTAGACCAAGAGCTTAACGGCGTTGTCATAAGCGGTATACATAACCGCGAGGAGACGTATGTATATGCGAAGCCGCTGGAGCAAGGACGATCGAAATATACGCTGTCACCAGAGGAGCGGGAAGCGGTTAGTCGATCTTTACCAAAGGAATAG
- the yyaC gene encoding spore protease YyaC, whose translation MKLPFTKDTTAKKKEQSSLELPLKMMHSESNCMELLSEALFKLIQQVPSHRPIVIVCVGTDRSTGDCLGPLVGMQLKRLQLDGAHLYGTLDQPVHAMNLNETLTTIHQHFNQPFIIAVDACLGQLTSVGCIQLGNGPVKPGAGVNKELPPVGDMHMTGIVNVGGFMEYFVLQNTRLSLVMAMSETIAKAIHAALHMRKQWSPIPLVKID comes from the coding sequence GTGAAGCTGCCTTTTACCAAAGACACGACCGCCAAGAAGAAAGAACAGTCATCGCTCGAGCTGCCACTAAAAATGATGCATTCGGAATCCAACTGTATGGAGCTGCTATCGGAGGCACTATTCAAGCTCATCCAGCAGGTGCCAAGCCACCGGCCCATTGTCATCGTCTGCGTCGGCACAGACCGCTCAACCGGTGATTGCCTCGGGCCGCTCGTCGGCATGCAGCTCAAGCGGCTGCAGCTCGATGGCGCACACCTGTACGGCACGCTCGACCAGCCTGTACATGCGATGAATTTGAATGAAACACTGACTACTATTCACCAGCATTTCAACCAGCCCTTCATTATCGCTGTCGATGCTTGTCTCGGTCAGCTCACGAGTGTAGGCTGTATTCAGCTTGGCAACGGTCCTGTGAAGCCCGGAGCAGGTGTTAACAAGGAGCTTCCGCCTGTCGGTGATATGCATATGACCGGAATCGTGAATGTCGGCGGCTTCATGGAATACTTCGTGCTGCAGAATACAAGATTGAGCCTGGTCATGGCCATGTCCGAAACGATCGCCAAGGCCATCCATGCTGCATTACATATGAGAAAGCAATGGAGCCCTATTCCTTTGGTAAAGATCGACTAA
- a CDS encoding DUF3343 domain-containing protein: MLLMAFDSTQQALRAEMLLEYAEIENDMCPTPKEITAGCALSLEFPEADLEQVKQIITNEHVEIRGIYFKKDGKYDRMDYEQGGSR, encoded by the coding sequence ATGCTATTGATGGCTTTTGACTCGACACAGCAAGCGCTCAGGGCAGAGATGCTGCTGGAGTATGCTGAGATCGAAAACGACATGTGTCCGACTCCGAAGGAAATTACGGCTGGTTGTGCATTGTCGCTTGAATTTCCAGAGGCTGATCTGGAGCAGGTCAAGCAAATTATTACGAATGAGCACGTTGAAATTCGCGGCATTTATTTTAAAAAAGACGGCAAATATGATAGGATGGATTACGAACAAGGGGGGAGTCGATGA
- a CDS encoding mechanosensitive ion channel family protein, protein MTILQASRKLQAAPNSVEGWTEAWMSMQEKLVQYVSDPEVWIGLLLIVVKITLIYVASRIIIKIANKAVQHLIVEREKSPLKFDARRTRTIGKLIGNIVSYVINFIMILMILSQFNINLGPLLAGAGVVGLAIGFGAQSLVKDVITGFFIIFEDQFAVGDVIQVDTYKGTVEEIGLRVTRIRSWTGEVFIIPNGSINQVTNFSINNSIAVVDVSVAYEADVEHALRILQDTVKEAYEVNPDIVKAPDVLGVQMLGASEIVLRVTAECKPNTHFAVGRKLNVEIKKAFDANKIEIPYPRLVTYHRKEQAEA, encoded by the coding sequence ATGACTATTCTACAAGCAAGTCGCAAGCTGCAAGCAGCACCGAACTCCGTGGAAGGATGGACGGAAGCATGGATGAGCATGCAGGAAAAGCTTGTTCAGTATGTGTCGGATCCGGAGGTATGGATTGGGCTGCTGCTCATCGTCGTGAAGATTACCTTGATCTACGTGGCGTCGCGGATTATTATCAAGATTGCGAATAAAGCGGTGCAGCATCTCATTGTAGAGCGTGAGAAGAGTCCGCTTAAGTTTGACGCTAGACGGACGAGAACGATCGGTAAGCTAATTGGCAATATCGTGTCTTATGTCATTAATTTTATTATGATCCTGATGATTTTAAGCCAGTTCAACATTAATTTAGGTCCGCTATTAGCTGGTGCGGGTGTCGTAGGCTTGGCCATTGGCTTCGGCGCGCAGAGCTTGGTTAAGGACGTCATTACAGGCTTCTTCATTATATTCGAGGATCAATTCGCAGTTGGAGATGTGATTCAGGTCGATACGTACAAGGGGACGGTTGAGGAGATCGGTCTCAGGGTGACACGAATTCGTAGCTGGACAGGGGAAGTATTTATCATCCCGAACGGTTCGATTAATCAGGTGACGAACTTCTCAATCAATAACTCGATAGCGGTCGTGGACGTATCCGTTGCGTATGAGGCGGATGTGGAGCATGCGCTGCGTATTCTGCAGGATACGGTGAAGGAAGCGTACGAGGTGAATCCGGACATCGTGAAGGCGCCAGATGTGCTAGGGGTGCAGATGCTGGGGGCGTCGGAGATCGTGCTGCGGGTGACGGCGGAATGTAAGCCGAATACGCATTTTGCGGTTGGGCGGAAGCTGAATGTCGAGATCAAGAAGGCGTTCGATGCGAATAAGATCGAGATCCCGTATCCGAGACTTGTGACGTATCATCGAAAGGAGCAGGCTGAGGCGTAG
- a CDS encoding DUF951 domain-containing protein codes for MERKQYELGDIVLMKKPHPCGTNEMEIIRMGMDIRIKCVGCKHSVLVPRAKFESKLKKVLRSAAAEGRTPGSVLDDRADG; via the coding sequence ATGGAGCGTAAGCAGTATGAGCTGGGCGATATCGTTCTGATGAAGAAGCCCCACCCGTGCGGGACGAATGAGATGGAGATTATTCGAATGGGCATGGATATTCGGATTAAATGTGTCGGGTGCAAGCACAGTGTGCTTGTACCCCGGGCTAAGTTCGAGAGCAAGCTGAAGAAGGTGCTGCGCTCTGCGGCGGCTGAAGGTAGGACGCCAGGGTCAGTTCTTGATGACAGGGCAGATGGATAA
- a CDS encoding tyrosine-type recombinase/integrase — protein sequence MLDTYLECCGLLERSKKGEKLDGQHSVYSLRHSFCKSLVNAGVPIQNVAKLAGHDSIQTTLRYVEPPQQDLR from the coding sequence ATGTTGGATACATATTTAGAATGCTGTGGGTTGTTGGAGAGATCAAAAAAAGGAGAGAAGCTGGACGGACAACATTCAGTTTATTCTCTGCGCCATAGCTTCTGCAAAAGCCTTGTTAATGCTGGCGTACCTATTCAGAACGTTGCTAAACTGGCTGGTCATGATTCGATTCAAACAACACTAAGATATGTGGAGCCACCACAACAGGATTTAAGATGA